The proteins below are encoded in one region of Pelagibacterium flavum:
- the rocD gene encoding ornithine--oxo-acid transaminase encodes MALTEDLIALEQTLGAHNYKPLDVALVRGEGVFVYDVDGKRYLDCLSAYSAVNQGHCHPKIFEAMVEQAKKLTLTSRAFHNDQLALFYQEIADLTGSHKVLPMNTGAEAVESAIKAVRKWGYEVKGVEKDKAEIIVCANNFHGRTMGIVGFSTDPDARGGFGPFAPGFRIIPFGDADALEKAITPNTVGFLVEPIQGEAGVIIPPEGYFRRVRQLCTDNNVTLILDEIQTGLGRTGKLLAEQHEGIEADVTLLGKALSGGFYPVSAVLSNSEVLGVLQPGQHGSTFGGNPLACAVARAALRVLIEEGMIENAAALGPYFLEGLAGIKSNHIRSVRGRGLMLAIDLHPEAGGARHFCHRLKELGILAKDTHTDTIRIAPPLVITKEQIDDALEVFDAALTG; translated from the coding sequence ATGGCACTGACCGAGGATCTTATTGCGCTCGAACAGACGCTGGGCGCTCACAATTACAAGCCGCTGGATGTCGCGCTGGTGCGCGGTGAAGGCGTGTTCGTCTATGATGTGGATGGCAAGAGATATCTCGACTGCCTGTCGGCCTATTCGGCCGTCAATCAGGGCCATTGCCACCCCAAAATCTTTGAAGCGATGGTCGAACAGGCCAAAAAGCTGACGCTGACCTCGCGGGCCTTTCACAATGACCAGCTTGCCCTGTTTTATCAGGAGATCGCCGATCTCACCGGGTCGCACAAGGTGCTGCCGATGAACACAGGCGCCGAAGCTGTAGAAAGCGCCATAAAGGCGGTGCGCAAATGGGGATACGAGGTCAAGGGCGTCGAAAAGGACAAGGCCGAAATCATTGTTTGCGCCAACAATTTTCATGGACGGACCATGGGGATTGTCGGGTTTTCGACGGACCCTGATGCGCGGGGCGGGTTCGGGCCTTTTGCACCGGGGTTCCGGATCATTCCGTTCGGCGATGCCGATGCGCTGGAAAAGGCGATTACGCCCAATACGGTGGGATTTCTCGTCGAGCCGATACAGGGGGAGGCCGGCGTCATTATTCCGCCGGAGGGGTATTTCCGGCGCGTGCGGCAGCTGTGCACTGATAATAATGTGACGCTTATATTAGATGAAATTCAAACAGGGCTTGGGCGGACCGGGAAGCTGCTGGCCGAGCAGCATGAGGGCATCGAGGCGGATGTGACTTTGCTCGGCAAAGCGCTGTCGGGCGGGTTTTATCCGGTTTCAGCGGTGCTGTCGAATTCCGAGGTTCTGGGCGTGCTGCAACCCGGGCAGCATGGCTCGACTTTTGGCGGCAACCCCTTGGCATGTGCTGTGGCGCGAGCGGCGCTGAGGGTCTTGATCGAGGAGGGAATGATTGAGAATGCGGCGGCGCTCGGGCCCTACTTCCTGGAGGGGCTGGCCGGCATAAAATCAAACCATATCCGCTCGGTCAGGGGGCGGGGGCTGATGCTGGCGATCGATTTGCACCCCGAGGCGGGGGGAGCGCGCCATTTCTGCCATAGGCTCAAAGAACTTGGCATCTTGGCCAAGGACACCCACACCGACACGATCCGGATCGCACCGCCTCTGGTGATCACCAAAGAGCAGATCGATGATGCGCTGGAGGTGTTTGACGCGGCATTGACCGGCTAG
- a CDS encoding host attachment family protein, with protein MQEMDFKVDNKVWVLVADGEKALFFENTGTRKNPVFRVVREMEQDNPPTRDQGTDAPGRMYDSGQNQKSAMEPTDWHRLAEERFAKDAAELLYKYANENRYKQIVLCAAPRVLGELRKELHAIVTDRVIGEVPKTLTNHPVDQIERILSAG; from the coding sequence ATGCAGGAAATGGATTTCAAAGTCGACAACAAGGTCTGGGTGCTCGTCGCCGACGGCGAAAAAGCCTTGTTCTTTGAAAACACTGGCACCCGAAAAAACCCTGTATTTCGGGTAGTGCGCGAAATGGAGCAGGACAATCCCCCCACCAGGGACCAGGGCACCGATGCTCCCGGGCGAATGTACGACAGCGGACAGAACCAGAAGAGCGCGATGGAGCCAACCGACTGGCATCGGCTTGCCGAGGAACGCTTCGCCAAGGACGCTGCCGAGCTGCTCTACAAATATGCCAACGAAAACCGTTACAAACAGATCGTCCTTTGCGCGGCGCCGCGCGTGCTGGGTGAATTGCGCAAGGAACTCCACGCCATCGTCACAGATCGCGTGATCGGTGAAGTTCCCAAGACGCTGACCAACCATCCGGTCGATCAGATCGAGCGTATTCTAAGCGCGGGCTAG
- a CDS encoding MFS transporter, with the protein MSDLATSRGPVPLYFGMRGDRLAVSTLFLVNGFLVGSWAPKIPVLMARLGITESVMGLLILVFGLGSIAMMPVIGALTAKHGSAPLLKPATFALLPMLFLLTLAPELITTAVVIFVFGGLIGGMDVAMNTNAVAVEKRMKRAIMSSCHGFWSLGALLGAALGGVLLGSVGEFAHGLIITALATAAAVLALPLLAQDQPTPEAKAATPLKFPRSPLPYLVGVMALFSMIPEGAILDWSALFLQQKHGASIELAALGFAAFSATMAIMRFAGDAIRQRLGAVLTLRICGGFALTGMMIAASAPVPELTILGFAIAGIGISNMVPIAFSAAGNLPGIPSGIGLSIVTVMGYSGILIAPSAIGFIAEHTGFSPVLMGTAALILVTLALSRLARYANFSAE; encoded by the coding sequence ATGTCCGATCTGGCGACGTCCCGCGGCCCCGTGCCGCTCTATTTCGGCATGCGCGGCGATCGCCTCGCGGTTTCGACCCTGTTTCTGGTCAACGGATTTCTGGTGGGAAGCTGGGCACCCAAGATCCCGGTGCTCATGGCACGGCTCGGCATAACCGAGTCGGTCATGGGCCTGCTGATCCTGGTTTTCGGCCTTGGTTCGATTGCCATGATGCCGGTAATCGGGGCACTAACGGCAAAGCACGGCTCGGCACCACTGCTCAAGCCCGCAACCTTTGCTCTCCTGCCCATGCTGTTCCTGCTCACGCTGGCCCCCGAACTGATCACCACCGCAGTGGTCATTTTCGTATTTGGCGGGCTTATCGGCGGCATGGACGTCGCCATGAACACAAACGCCGTGGCGGTGGAAAAACGCATGAAGCGCGCCATCATGTCCTCGTGCCATGGATTCTGGAGCCTTGGCGCCCTGCTTGGCGCGGCATTGGGTGGCGTCCTTCTCGGATCGGTTGGGGAGTTCGCTCACGGGCTGATCATCACCGCCCTTGCAACCGCTGCCGCGGTCTTGGCGCTCCCGCTCCTCGCCCAGGATCAGCCGACGCCCGAGGCCAAAGCCGCAACCCCGCTCAAGTTCCCCCGCTCGCCCCTGCCCTACCTCGTAGGCGTCATGGCGCTGTTTTCGATGATCCCCGAAGGGGCAATCCTCGATTGGTCGGCGCTCTTTCTTCAACAGAAGCACGGTGCGAGCATCGAACTGGCGGCGCTTGGCTTTGCCGCTTTTTCCGCAACCATGGCCATCATGCGCTTTGCCGGGGATGCCATCCGGCAAAGGCTGGGCGCGGTCCTCACCCTTCGCATCTGCGGCGGTTTTGCCTTGACCGGCATGATGATTGCCGCGTCGGCACCCGTTCCCGAGCTCACCATCCTGGGCTTTGCCATTGCCGGTATTGGCATTTCCAACATGGTCCCCATCGCCTTTTCGGCGGCCGGAAATCTCCCCGGCATCCCCTCGGGGATCGGGCTGTCGATTGTCACGGTCATGGGCTACTCGGGAATCCTGATCGCCCCCTCGGCCATCGGGTTCATCGCCGAACACACGGGCTTCTCGCCGGTCCTGATGGGCACGGCAGCCTTGATTCTCGTAACCCTAGCCCTGTCACGGCTTGCCCGATACGCCAATTTCAGCGCCGAGTGA
- the rocF gene encoding arginase, giving the protein MRGPQPRTITLIGAPIEGGAGRQGCSMGPKALRIAGLADALSGLGHTVIDRGDVGPRDNDFALDGLAHNVGEVTGFARSLADAGEAALADGTAVYLGGDHALSFGSVAAALRHADRLGKTLHVLWLDAHADFNTPLSSTSGNMHGMPAAFFCGEAGFEGMLECPKMEATRYHLVGARSIDPAEVDLLAARGADVNDMAEVDEYGIAAILRRILGAVEADDALLHVSLDVDFIEPDLAPGVGTTVPGGATVREAHLAMEMVGRCGRLVSLDLVELNPFLDDRGKSARLMVELAASAFGRRIFDRPTQPA; this is encoded by the coding sequence ATGCGTGGACCACAGCCCAGGACAATCACCCTGATCGGAGCGCCTATCGAGGGCGGCGCGGGGCGGCAGGGGTGCTCGATGGGACCGAAGGCCTTGCGTATTGCCGGGCTGGCGGACGCCTTGTCGGGCCTCGGGCACACGGTGATCGACCGTGGCGATGTTGGGCCGCGGGACAATGATTTCGCGCTCGATGGGCTGGCGCACAATGTGGGCGAAGTGACCGGATTTGCGCGTTCGCTGGCCGATGCAGGGGAAGCGGCGCTTGCGGACGGGACCGCGGTCTATCTGGGCGGAGATCATGCGCTGTCATTTGGCTCGGTGGCGGCGGCTCTGCGCCATGCGGACCGATTGGGCAAGACGCTGCATGTGCTCTGGCTGGACGCGCATGCCGATTTCAATACGCCGCTCAGTTCGACGTCGGGCAATATGCACGGCATGCCGGCAGCGTTTTTTTGCGGCGAGGCGGGGTTCGAGGGAATGCTCGAGTGCCCCAAGATGGAGGCGACCCGTTATCATCTGGTCGGTGCGCGCTCCATCGATCCGGCCGAGGTCGATCTGCTGGCGGCGCGGGGTGCCGATGTCAACGACATGGCCGAGGTCGACGAATATGGAATTGCCGCGATCCTGCGGCGCATCCTTGGCGCGGTCGAGGCCGATGACGCGCTTTTGCATGTGAGCCTCGATGTCGATTTCATCGAGCCCGATCTGGCGCCCGGCGTGGGCACGACGGTGCCCGGCGGCGCGACGGTTCGCGAGGCGCATCTGGCGATGGAAATGGTGGGACGGTGCGGGCGGCTGGTCAGTCTCGATCTGGTCGAACTCAACCCGTTTCTCGACGATCGGGGCAAGAGCGCCCGGCTGATGGTCGAACTGGCGGCCAGCGCCTTCGGACGCCGGATTTTCGACAGACCGACACAACCTGCATAA
- a CDS encoding YihY/virulence factor BrkB family protein: MARSAHQAHNPFALSMRDWKHVAIHTAKTMSEKDMSLRCAGVAFFGFLSIFPAIGIVVSLVGILGDYGALRAEIDRFSDIMPAIAYSLVANQLDSFMNQDQAGFGVGLAISIVVILWSSSRGVDALLHATSVAYGETSDRGFFMGVLVAFATTVLGAVFLVVALTLIAAIPIFTSFFPFPGTGERLALLLRWPALLAMAILAFALIYRYALNRRGAKLRWIWPGATLAALVWIAACLLFSLYVEYFGEFEATFGSLAAAVVMLFWMFISAQIFVFGAALNAGLELRTAVDSTVGPDRPMGQRGAYVADNVEP, translated from the coding sequence GTGGCCCGTTCAGCGCATCAGGCGCATAATCCTTTCGCCCTCTCCATGCGGGACTGGAAGCACGTCGCTATCCACACCGCCAAGACGATGAGCGAAAAGGATATGTCCCTGCGCTGCGCCGGGGTCGCGTTTTTCGGGTTCCTGTCGATCTTCCCAGCCATCGGCATTGTCGTGTCGCTGGTCGGCATTCTCGGCGACTATGGTGCGCTGCGGGCCGAGATCGACAGGTTCTCCGACATCATGCCCGCCATCGCCTATTCCCTGGTCGCTAACCAGCTCGATTCCTTCATGAATCAGGATCAGGCCGGGTTCGGGGTCGGGCTGGCCATTTCGATCGTGGTCATTCTCTGGAGTAGCTCGCGCGGCGTCGATGCGCTCCTCCACGCCACATCCGTCGCTTACGGCGAAACTTCGGATCGCGGTTTCTTCATGGGGGTCCTGGTGGCCTTTGCCACCACGGTTCTCGGCGCCGTCTTCCTGGTCGTGGCTTTGACACTCATCGCTGCGATCCCGATTTTCACCAGCTTCTTCCCCTTTCCCGGCACCGGTGAACGGCTGGCCCTTCTGTTGCGCTGGCCCGCGCTTCTGGCCATGGCCATCCTCGCCTTCGCCCTGATCTACCGCTACGCGCTCAACCGCCGCGGCGCCAAACTGCGCTGGATCTGGCCCGGCGCGACACTGGCCGCGCTTGTCTGGATCGCCGCCTGCCTGCTGTTTTCGCTCTATGTCGAATATTTCGGCGAGTTTGAAGCGACGTTCGGCTCACTGGCGGCCGCGGTGGTTATGCTTTTCTGGATGTTCATTTCCGCCCAGATCTTCGTCTTCGGAGCTGCGCTGAACGCCGGACTCGAACTACGAACAGCCGTCGACAGCACCGTCGGCCCCGACCGCCCGATGGGGCAACGCGGGGCCTACGTTGCTGACAATGTCGAGCCCTAG